One part of the Ignisphaera cupida genome encodes these proteins:
- a CDS encoding metallophosphoesterase family protein produces the protein MSSLMDYVSRVELVVRNYSEFRFLVEDMLNMLEFESRLRNGKRYIKLDCRCKVVFIGDVHGDYYTLLNIFEKIGALDILKNGGRIVFLGDYVDRGDEQIRTVAFIAMLKRDWGDRVVLLRGNHEPPPNLMPSPHDFPYRLVEAYGFANGEELYSVFQKVFASMPLVLYMPKRLVAFHGGPPVTRLLAYNNVDSILDVEEKDFEEVLWSDPSDDVEEYEFNFVRGAGLIWGEKVTDMLLKKLGVFLVVRGHEPCNGYMFKHRKKVLTLFSMKGYYGNSYAGALVVDSEKLLDLDSTQILSYVEKSIVVV, from the coding sequence TTGAGTAGCTTAATGGACTATGTCTCGAGGGTAGAGCTTGTTGTTAGAAACTATAGCGAGTTCAGATTTCTTGTTGAAGACATGCTTAATATGCTGGAGTTTGAGTCTAGGCTTAGAAATGGCAAGAGGTATATTAAACTCGATTGTAGATGCAAAGTTGTTTTCATTGGAGATGTTCATGGGGATTACTACACACTTCTAAACATCTTTGAAAAGATTGGAGCATTAGATATTCTGAAAAATGGCGGTAGAATAGTTTTTCTTGGAGACTATGTTGATAGAGGTGATGAGCAAATAAGAACAGTTGCGTTTATAGCTATGCTCAAGAGGGATTGGGGAGATAGAGTTGTTTTGCTAAGGGGAAACCATGAGCCTCCTCCAAACCTAATGCCATCTCCTCACGACTTTCCATATAGACTTGTTGAAGCGTATGGATTTGCCAATGGAGAGGAGCTTTACAGTGTTTTTCAAAAAGTTTTCGCTTCAATGCCTTTAGTACTCTACATGCCAAAAAGGCTTGTTGCATTCCATGGGGGGCCTCCAGTAACCAGACTTTTAGCATATAACAATGTAGACAGTATTCTTGATGTGGAGGAAAAGGATTTTGAGGAGGTTTTGTGGAGTGATCCAAGTGATGATGTTGAGGAATATGAATTCAATTTTGTTAGAGGTGCTGGACTTATATGGGGAGAGAAAGTAACTGATATGCTTCTAAAAAAGCTTGGTGTGTTTCTTGTTGTTAGAGGTCATGAGCCATGCAATGGCTACATGTTTAAACATAGAAAAAAGGTTTTAACTCTATTCTCTATGAAGGGCTATTACGGAAACTCCTATGCTGGTGCACTTGTTGTTGATTCTGAAAAGCTTTTGGATTTGGATAGCACACAAATTTTAAGTTATGTCGAGAAAAGCATTGTTGTTGTGTAG
- a CDS encoding DUF711 family protein produces MARPRAVAIHIPVHSWAVDEVISKAISFGEKVFSCLKSSGMVDVWTKRFVLPPIPEKAFGYRDVEVVAKEISSSFGDRVIVAFPIEPTSQVMKEIHKVSSVESAYFSTVCIDGECIKHVINSVYAKTREVEINFFTRFAISFGMWVETPYFPATANTSNVLGFSASLRYVDIVSQALLQNNLQLLRDFLLNVNKKLEDTAKCSNIPFLGIDYSLSPWIEKDESIASLVESLTGSAIGSPGTLNTIYALNTFLRGLVRRMGLRHIGFNEVMLPVAEDSLLNLRVKEGLIRVRDLISYSFTCVAGLDMVALPKNANIYGVALDMLTVYRVKNKVVAMRIIPTDFDELSEVVLKNFGKTYVAKL; encoded by the coding sequence ATGGCAAGACCAAGAGCAGTAGCTATTCATATACCTGTTCATAGCTGGGCTGTTGATGAAGTTATTTCAAAAGCTATTTCATTTGGTGAAAAAGTTTTTAGTTGTTTGAAAAGCAGTGGCATGGTCGATGTTTGGACAAAGAGATTTGTTCTTCCACCAATACCTGAAAAAGCATTTGGCTATAGAGATGTTGAGGTGGTAGCAAAGGAGATTAGCAGTTCTTTTGGTGATAGAGTTATTGTGGCTTTTCCAATAGAGCCTACAAGCCAGGTTATGAAGGAGATACACAAGGTTTCAAGTGTTGAATCAGCATATTTCTCAACTGTTTGCATAGATGGTGAATGCATTAAACATGTTATCAACAGTGTTTATGCAAAGACCAGAGAAGTTGAAATCAATTTTTTCACAAGATTTGCAATATCTTTTGGAATGTGGGTTGAAACACCCTACTTCCCAGCAACTGCAAACACATCAAATGTTCTTGGCTTTAGCGCATCTCTAAGATACGTCGATATTGTTTCTCAAGCTCTTCTCCAAAACAATTTGCAGTTGCTTAGAGACTTTCTATTGAATGTTAATAAAAAACTTGAGGATACAGCTAAATGTAGCAACATTCCTTTTCTAGGCATTGACTACTCTCTTTCGCCGTGGATTGAAAAAGATGAGAGCATAGCATCATTGGTAGAATCTTTAACAGGTTCAGCAATAGGATCTCCAGGAACTCTTAACACTATATATGCTTTGAACACGTTTTTAAGGGGTTTGGTAAGAAGAATGGGGTTGAGACATATTGGATTCAACGAAGTTATGCTACCTGTAGCAGAAGACTCTTTGCTTAATCTTCGTGTTAAAGAGGGTTTGATTAGAGTAAGAGACCTTATCAGCTATAGCTTTACCTGTGTTGCTGGTTTGGACATGGTTGCACTACCAAAAAATGCAAACATATATGGAGTTGCACTCGACATGTTAACAGTTTACAGAGTTAAGAACAAAGTTGTTGCTATGAGGATTATACCAACAGATTTCGATGAGCTGAGTGAGGTTGTGCTTAAGAACTTTGGAAAAACATATGTAGCAAAATTGTAG